The Carnobacterium divergens genome includes a window with the following:
- the galU gene encoding UTP--glucose-1-phosphate uridylyltransferase GalU produces MQKVRKAVIPAAGLGTRFLPATKAMAKEMLPIVDKPTIQFIVEEAINSGIEDILIVTGKSKRPIEDHFDSNPELEANLKEKDKLELLKLVEETTGLNLYFVRQSYPKGLGHAVLQAKAFVGNEPFVVMLGDDLMEDTVPLTKQLMDGYEKTHASNIAVMKVPHEDTSKYGIIDPEMEVEKGLFHVRKFVEKPDPKDAPSDLAIIGRYLLTPEIFEILENQAPGAGNEIQLTDAIDTLNKTQRVFAHEFKGTRYDVGDKFGFLKTSIQYGLKHPEVKNSLREYIIQLGSELANEDAKEAEKVDKAPKKK; encoded by the coding sequence ATGCAAAAAGTAAGAAAAGCAGTTATTCCAGCTGCTGGATTAGGAACACGATTTTTACCCGCAACAAAAGCAATGGCAAAGGAAATGTTGCCAATTGTAGATAAACCAACCATTCAATTTATTGTAGAAGAAGCGATTAATTCAGGAATTGAAGATATTCTAATTGTGACAGGGAAAAGCAAGCGTCCAATTGAAGATCATTTTGACTCAAATCCAGAATTAGAAGCAAATTTAAAAGAAAAAGATAAACTTGAACTATTAAAATTAGTTGAAGAAACAACAGGATTGAATCTTTACTTTGTTCGTCAATCTTATCCCAAAGGATTAGGTCATGCTGTTTTACAAGCGAAGGCATTTGTTGGCAATGAGCCTTTTGTCGTAATGCTAGGTGATGACTTGATGGAGGATACTGTCCCATTAACGAAACAATTAATGGATGGTTACGAAAAAACACATGCTTCAAATATTGCTGTGATGAAAGTTCCTCATGAGGATACTTCAAAATACGGCATTATTGATCCTGAAATGGAAGTAGAAAAAGGATTATTCCATGTACGTAAATTTGTTGAAAAACCAGATCCAAAAGATGCACCAAGTGATTTAGCTATTATTGGTCGTTATTTATTAACACCAGAAATTTTTGAAATCTTAGAAAATCAAGCTCCTGGAGCAGGAAATGAAATTCAATTGACGGATGCCATTGACACATTAAATAAAACACAACGCGTTTTTGCACATGAATTTAAAGGCACAAGATATGACGTTGGCGATAAATTTGGTTTCTTAAAAACAAGCATCCAATATGGTCTGAAACATCCTGAAGTGAAAAATTCATTACGTGAATACATTATTCAATTAGGCAGCGAATTAGCTAATGAAGACGCTAAAGAAGCTGAAAAAGTAGATAAAGCTCCGAAGAAAAAATAA